The Pelotomaculum isophthalicicum JI DNA segment GCAAGGCCGGTCTTTTTGAACTAGCGCACGGGGGAACGATATTTCTTGATGAAATCGGTGAAATGCCCCTGGATGTACAGGCAAAGCTTTTAAGGGTAATTCAGGAAAAAGAGGTCCGCAGGGTAGGAGGAGAACGACTTGTATTGATTGACGTTCGGATCATTGCAGCTACCCATAGAGACTTACGTGAATTGTTGGCCGAAGGAAAGTTTCGTCAGGATTTATTCTACCGGTTGGATATTTTGCGTTTGGTATTACCGGCTTTACGTCAACGTATAGAGGATATTTATTGTTTGTCCCTGGAAATAATGAATAAAAATAGTGAACTACCTTTAAAACAAAAAAAATTACTTGCCAATTATTTAGCTGAACAAACAAATTATAATTGGCCAGGCAATGTTAGGGAGTTGGAAAATAAAGTTCGTCGACTGGTGGTATTAACAAAAGGGTTAACGGAAGACGAATTAAAGGGACAAGTAAAGAATTTATTTAGTTATTGTAATTCCTTAACGACGAAAACGTTACCAGTAGATAATATTAATGTTACCGTCACTGTTCAAGGAAACTTTAAAGAAATGGTTGATGATGCGGAAAAGCAGATTTTAAGACACGTTTTGGATTCTTGTGGAGGGGATCGCACAAAAGCATCCCGAAAGTTGGGGATTGGACGAACTACCTTGTGGCGAAAACTTGCGGAAGTTGATGCTCAAGCCAGTGTTAATGATATAAGATAAAAGAAATTCGTTGAAAGCCCATTTCAACCTATTGGCTCTGGAAGACATCCAAGCGTTGGTGGTCAATGCAAGCACATAACGGTAGGATTTATAAAGTCAATGATAATTATACTTAATAGGTGTAATAAGTCCTTCTGGAGGGAGGGAATGAATTGGTTGAGCAAGTTTTTTATACTTCGGGTATTGGGAAATGCCGAGTTAACTTGATGGTTTCTGTGACTGCTGGGGGCGGTTTAGTCGCACAGCTTTACGGCGGCGATAAGCCGCATGTGGGAGCGGTTGCAATAAGCCTACCCAGGCCTAGCCTTTCCAACGTTTCAAAAATTAGTTGTAACACAAGCGTTATACCTATGTTAGGTCATAAAGACGACGAAGTAGCCAAACCTGTCGCGGAAGAAATAGCAGTAGCATTTAGTAAACCAGTGGTAGTAGTTGCAGGTATACACGTGGATAATGCTGGGCCTGAAGTAATCAAAGAAATTGTGGAAAACTGTCACAATGTGGTGCGCATGCTGACGAAAAAATAATTAGTATTGGAAAGGGAGTATAGCCTGATTTTTAGTAATGGGTCAATTTTAATTACAAACCAGACAATGCTTACATTGAAATCGAAGCTAGTGTAGTCTTCGGGAGATTGGTGGTAAAAGAAATATCACAGCTTTAGACTATCTTCCGGTTGAATAAGCTTCCTGTGTTAATCCAATTAGCCCCGGTAGGAATAATTGAGCTAGACCCCTGCAGGTGTCACTAACTTTCATCAACTTACAAGTGACACCGGAAGGAATTATAGGTGAGCCGAAAATACCGGGGTAGACAGCAGTGTTAAGAAAAGGGGACACGCCTTCCTGCATCGGGAAAAGTCCGAAGGGATGCTCCGGAAAGTGGCGTGTCCCCTTTTGCTGCAAACATCTCCTCCGGGTACGAAGAAGCTTATGGTTTCTTTGCCTGTCAAGTTATTGTATAATGTCTAACATGAATCGATTTTAGAAGGAGAGCAGGAATTATATGGCGGAAAAGATTCAAATGAAAGTTCCATTGGTTGAAATGGACGGCGACGAAATGACCAGAATTATCTGGCAGCATATTAAAGATATTTTATTGACGCCTTACATAGATTTAAAAACGGTGTATTATGACCTGGGACTTAAAAAGAGGGACGAAACAGACGACCGGATTACAGCGGAAGCCGCTGAAGCTACAAAAAAATACGGCGTGGCGGTCAAATGCGCCACCATCACGCCCAATGCCCAGCGGGTTGAGGAATATAGCTTGAAGCAGATGTGGAAAAGCCCTAACGGGACCATCCGGGCAATTCTGGACGGAACGGTTTTTCGCACTCCGATTATCGTTAACAATATCAAGCCCTTTGTAAAGACGTGGGAGAAGCCCATCACCATTGCCAGGCATGCTTACGGCGATGTTTACAAAGGGGTGGAAATGAAGATTGAAGCGGAAGGAAAAGCGGAGATTATTTTTACGGGTGCGGACGGACATGTGTCAAAGGAGCTCATCCATGATTTTTCCGGTCCCGGCATCGTCATGGCCATGCACAACCTGGATCAGTCCGTTGCGAGTTTTGCCAGGTCTTGCTTCAACTTCGCGCTGGATCAAAAACAAGACTTGTGGTTTGCCACAAAGGATACCATCTCTAAAAAATATGACCACAATTTCAAAGATATTTTTCAAGACATTTACGAAAGAGAGTATCACCAAAAGTTTTCCGCAGCGGGTATCGAATATTTCTACACACTAATTGATGACGCCGTGGCCAGGGTGGTACGTAGTACCGGCGGCTTTATCTGGGCTTGTAAAAACTATGACGGTGACGTCATGTCGGACATGGTGGCCACCGCCTTCGGCAGCCTTGCCATGATGACATCGGTTTTGGTTTCACCCGATGGCTATTGTGAGTTCGAGGCTGCCCACGGAACGGTGACGAGGCATTATTATCAGTATCTTAAAGGTGAAGAGACATCTACAAATCCGGTAGCCACTTTATTTGCCTGGACGGGGGCGTTGAGAAAAAGAGGCGAACTGGATGGCATCAGTGATTTAATACAATTTGCCGGCGAACTGGAACAAGCAGCCATTGACACCATAGAAGAAGGAATATTGACCAAAGATTTGGCTTTGCTGGCGGAAGGGGAGAAGAAGACAGTTAGCACCAGGAGGTTTCTGGAAGAAGTCAGGGCCCGGTTATACCGTGCTCATCAACCGGCATGAAGAGAGATCGAAATTCCTTATATATTAGGGTCGGTCGACAGCCCCCGCGGGGGGGCTTTTAACTTTCCGCGACTTTCCTGATTTCCGGTTTAATTAAGTAAGGAATGGCTCTTATTATTGTTGAAGGCGTTATTTTAATCTTAATCGTTTTTACCTTCCAGAACATTAACAAATTTACCACCCTTTCGGAAACTTTGATTGCCTTGAAACATCAAATTTTTGAACATCTTACTTGCATAAAAAAACTACCTATTTAGGAAAGGTAGCTCTGTAAGATTTATTCACGGCAGCCCGGCTATCATAGCAAGTTGCTTTAGACCCGTGGCTTTGAGCCCCCATCTTTCGATGGGTTTTCCCTTTCTTACAAATAGCTTATTTTTCGACAGCGATATTAGTCAATAGGACTTTGGTCCTGTTTTTTGTATCTTTTAATTTTTGAACAGCTATACCATTCACCACCGGCCAACATGCGCAAGGTGGACGCCATTCTGGTTCCTGGGCAGGTAAATAGTGGCCAAACAATGGTTTTTTAACAGTAAACGCGTGCCCATAAGGCAGCTTTCACGGCTGCCGTTTTTATTTCAGGAAAATGCTAATAAAGCAATTATGGGGATTGACATACGGGCGATAATGAGAGAAAATTATAAAAATACACAATGTAAATCATTACAATTTGTATATAAGTATATTTTGTTTCTCGTTATTACAGGTCAGCAATTCAATAACATATAGGAGGCGAAGCGATGGAACCAGGGGAGCTGCCGGTTGAAAGCAGAATGGAGAGGAAGAAAAGGGAGACAAGCCGGAAAATCGTTAAGGTGGCCATGGATTTATTCCAGCGTCAGGGATTTAACAATACAACCATGGAACAGATTGCCGAAGCAGCAGACATCGCCAGGAAAACCTTGTATAATCACTTTCCCGTTAAGGAAGCTATCGTTGACGAGTATGTTAAAGGCGTTTCCAAGGGGTTTGCTCAAGAGATCATCGATTCTGTGCAAAACCTGCCTGACACAAGGTCGCGCTTATTGGCGGCGTTAGATAAAGCCTATGAATGGGTGGAAATCAACCCGGAGATTACAGGCATATGCCTGGGTTATCGTTTTAAAAACGTTTGCCATGGGTCCGCATATAGTGATGGCGAAACCGGCACTCAGCGTGTTATGGCTGAGATTATCAGGTATGGCCAGGAGACGGGGGAGATCAGGCGGGACATCTCAATAAAACTGCTGGTATTGCAGTTGGATATTCTACGCGGCTCAGTTGTTATGAACTGGCTGGGTGATAAATCCAAGTATGAACTGCGTAAAGAGATCGCCAAAATAGTAGATTTGTTTATCTATGGGGCGATTGGCAGGAAAGAAAACCAAAGATAAGCAGCACGGCATGATTAAAATCGTTGCAAGTAATAAATATGGAAAAAGTATATCTAAATGCATTAGACAAAGTAAAAACAGGGAGAGAGCAATAGTAGAAGAATAAAAGGAAAACTTTTTGAAAGGAAGAGAATATGCATGGAAAAGAGCAGCGGAGGGTTCTTTTTTTCTTGGTCCGAAGCTTTTCAATCCGGGGTGGAGTCAGCCGGGGGGAAGGGATGGAACCTGGGCAGGCTCGAACAGTATGGATTCAAGGTTCCCGCCGGAGGTGTCCTTGCAGCCGGGGCATACCAATGTTTTATCGAAGAAAACAATTTGCTTGAAGATACGGGGGAAATTAGCCAAAGTATTAACATCGGCAACATTGGGGAGAGGGAGATTGAGCGTAAGCTTTTGCTGCTCAGGGAAAAGATTAGGGCCGGGCATATACCATCAAATATCAGGGATGAACTGGTTTCCCACCTGAAAACCTCCGGTATGCTTGATAAGCCAATTGCCGTCAGGTCATCGGCCTCTGCCGAAGATTCCGCTAAAGCGTCTTTTGCCGGCATTCACGAATCGTTCTTGAATGTCCTGGGCATAGACAATATTTTATCCGCCATTAAAAGGTGCT contains these protein-coding regions:
- a CDS encoding TetR/AcrR family transcriptional regulator, which translates into the protein MEPGELPVESRMERKKRETSRKIVKVAMDLFQRQGFNNTTMEQIAEAADIARKTLYNHFPVKEAIVDEYVKGVSKGFAQEIIDSVQNLPDTRSRLLAALDKAYEWVEINPEITGICLGYRFKNVCHGSAYSDGETGTQRVMAEIIRYGQETGEIRRDISIKLLVLQLDILRGSVVMNWLGDKSKYELRKEIAKIVDLFIYGAIGRKENQR
- a CDS encoding sigma 54-interacting transcriptional regulator, translating into KAGLFELAHGGTIFLDEIGEMPLDVQAKLLRVIQEKEVRRVGGERLVLIDVRIIAATHRDLRELLAEGKFRQDLFYRLDILRLVLPALRQRIEDIYCLSLEIMNKNSELPLKQKKLLANYLAEQTNYNWPGNVRELENKVRRLVVLTKGLTEDELKGQVKNLFSYCNSLTTKTLPVDNINVTVTVQGNFKEMVDDAEKQILRHVLDSCGGDRTKASRKLGIGRTTLWRKLAEVDAQASVNDIR
- a CDS encoding NADP-dependent isocitrate dehydrogenase; translated protein: MAEKIQMKVPLVEMDGDEMTRIIWQHIKDILLTPYIDLKTVYYDLGLKKRDETDDRITAEAAEATKKYGVAVKCATITPNAQRVEEYSLKQMWKSPNGTIRAILDGTVFRTPIIVNNIKPFVKTWEKPITIARHAYGDVYKGVEMKIEAEGKAEIIFTGADGHVSKELIHDFSGPGIVMAMHNLDQSVASFARSCFNFALDQKQDLWFATKDTISKKYDHNFKDIFQDIYEREYHQKFSAAGIEYFYTLIDDAVARVVRSTGGFIWACKNYDGDVMSDMVATAFGSLAMMTSVLVSPDGYCEFEAAHGTVTRHYYQYLKGEETSTNPVATLFAWTGALRKRGELDGISDLIQFAGELEQAAIDTIEEGILTKDLALLAEGEKKTVSTRRFLEEVRARLYRAHQPA